The window TATTTTCCGGGAATGGACAGCTCAATCCGTCCCAGCACTTGACCGTGGCTACTCATCGTATATGAGACCAGCCGGTCGCCCAGCACGATGTCAGTGGCGGTATAATCCGCATCCGGCGAATGAATGCCGTATGTGATAACATTGCCTTTCACTTCAGACAACAGCGAGCTTGCCGTTTCATCATCGGCACAGACGATAGCCGTGCCGTCTTCACGAAGCTGATTCATAAACTGGACGTAGGCAGCCTTCAGCTTGCCGAAATCACCGCCATAGTTCTCCAGATGATCCGCTTCAATATTAGTAACAATCGCCAGCCAAGGATGGTACTGAAGGAAGGAGCCGTCACTTTCATCCGCTTCCGCCACGACGAATTCTCCTTGTCCAGCCTTGGCATTGGTGCCGACATTCATAATTTCCCCGCCGATAATATATGTCGGGTCCACTCCGCAATCCTCCATAATCAAAGCGATCATCGAGGAGGTGGTTGTTTTGCCGTGCGCCCCTGCAACGGCAACTCCCTTGCGTTCATTCAGCAGCCGGGCAAGCATCTGGGAACGGTGCAGAACCGGGATTTTGAGACGCTCCGCCTCCACCCATTCCACATTGTCGCTTGCCAGCGCCGTAGAGTAAACTACGAGATCCGCACCTTTTACCTGCTCAGCAGTATGTCCGATATAAACCTTGGCACCTTTGGCAATCAGTTTCTCTGTCAATTCCTGAGCTGCCACATCGGAGCCCGTAACCGTATATCCCATCTCAAGCATTACCCGGGCAATCGCGCTCATTCCGTAGCCGCCGATCCCTATAAAATGCACACGTTCAGTAGTATCCAACAGTTCGTCACCAGCCTTTTTCAGAATCGGGTTGCCGCAAAAGCGTACTGCGCACATCGGAGATCAGATACAGCGTGCCGGACACGACCGCAAGATCTTTCTCTGACGTGATCGACTGCAGCAGCTGCAGCGCCTTACCCCAATTACGTTCTACTATGATTTCCAAATTTTCTTTGGCATATTTCTCCCGCAGACGTTCTGCGATAGCCTGCAGATCTTCCGCGTCCATTTTCTTCCGGAAATCCGGTTCGGTCAGGATGAGCGTATCCACTATAGGCAGTATATGCTTGAAGTATGACTCATGATGCTTATTTGCCAGCATCCCCATGAGCAAATTTAATTTGCCGTACTTATAAAACTGCGGCAGGCTTTTGGCCAGACTCTCCGCGCCTTCAGGATTATGTGCCCCGTCGAGTACTATCCGCGGAGAGCGGCCTACTTCCTCCAGCCTTCCAGCCCAGAACGTATTCTTAAAGCCTTCCAGCACATCCTCGTCCTCCAGCATGAACGCCATGTATTGACGAAGAACCTCCAGCGTCATCATGGCCCCGGCCGCATTACTCAGCTGATGCTCGCCTTTCATGCCAATGCCAACGTTCAGCGAACGGAACGGGCCTTTAAAGTTAAACCGCTGTACACCATCCTCAATCCCCGTCAGATCATAGCTGAAATCTTCTCCCGCCAGATAGAGGGTCGAGCGGCAGGCAGCCGCTTTGGCCTTAAGCACAGCGATCACTTCGGGCTGGCTCACGCAGCTGACTACAGGAACTCCGGGCTTGATGATTCCGGCTTTCTCACCGGCAATCTTCTCCAGGGTATCTCCCAGCACATCGGTATGATCATGGCCGACATTTGTAATCACGGACACGACTGGCGTCACGATGTTCGTTACATCCAGCCTTCCCCCAAGACCCGTCTCCCATACGACTACATCGGGATAACAACGCTCCGCATAGTAGAGGATAGCCAGCGCCGTAGCCACCTCAAACATCGTAGGTGAACCCAGGTCAGTCCCGGCAATTTCTTCGACAAGCGGACGCAGCTTCTCTGCAAGCTCAGCGAGCGTCTCTTCAGGAATATCCATGCCATTATACTGAAAACGGTTGGTGAATTTGGTGATATAGGGAGAAGTGAACGTTCCAACGCTATACCCGCTCTTCAGCAGCACACTTGTCAAAAAAGCGCAGGTCGAGCCTTTGCCGTTCGTCCCCGCTACATGAATGAACTTCAGCTTGCGGTGCGGATTGCCCAGCTTCTCCATCAGCACTTCGATCCGCTCCAGCCCCGGACGGATGCCGAAAGGAATAAGACCGTTAATCCAGTCGACCGCTTCTGTATAAGAACTTAAGGGAGCGGTACCGCCGCTCCCGATCATCTCTTCCATGTCCCTTATCCTCTCAGCTCTGCGATGCGGGCCAGCACTTTCTCGCGCTTAGCGGAATAGTCCGCCTGCTTAGCCCGTTCCTCTTCGATGACTTTAGCCGGTGCCTTGGCAACAAACCCTTGGTTGCCAAGCTTCTTCTCTACGCGTTCTACTTCGCTGTTCAGCGTCTGCACTTCTTTTTCCAGACGGATAATTTCCTGTTCGATATCGATCAGACCGGATAGCGGCAGCAGGAGCTCTGCTCCTGTAACTACTGCGGACATAACCTTATCCGGAGTTTGCGGATTAAGGCCTGCTTCGAACGAAGAAGTATTGCAGAAACGCCCGATGTAATTATCGTTGCGGGTAATGATGCTGAGCGTTTCTTCGCTGCCGGCTTTGATGATCAGCTCAACCTTTTTACTCATCGGCACGTTCACTTCAGCACGGATGTTACGAACCGCACGGATAACATCCATCAGCAGGTTCATTTCTGCAACGGCCTCAGGGTTCTCAAGCGCCGCATCGTACACAGGCCACTGCGCCAGGGTAATCGTCTCACCCTCATGCGGCAGATGCTGCCAGATTTCCTCGGTAATGAACGGCATGAACGGATGAATCAGGCGCAGCGTGCGGTCCAGCACATAGGCAAGCACTGATTGGGTCTTGGCTTTGGCGGCTGCATCCGCACCATAAAGCGACAGCTTCGCGAACTCGATATACCAGTCACACAGATCATCCCAAATGAAGTTGTACAGGAGACGGCCAGTCTCACCGTACTCGTACGAGTCAATTAGACGCGTAATATCGCGAGAAGTTTCGTTCAGGCGGTGTAAAATCCAGCGGTCCGCCGTAGTAAGCTCACCCGTAATGTCAATATCTGCAAAGCTTACGCCTTCCAGATTCATCAGTGCGAAGCGGGAAGCATTCCAGATCTTATTGGCAAAATTACGCGCCTGCTCTACCTTCTCCATACGGAAACGCAGATCCTGTCCGGCCGTGCTGCCCGTTGAAATCATGTACCGCATGGCATCCGCACCATACTGCTCGATCACATCCAGCGGATCAATCCCGTTGCCAAGCGATTTGGACATTTTACGTCCTTCTGCATCACGTACCAGACCGTGCATGAAGACATCACCAAACGGCTTCTTGCCGGTAAATTCGAGTGCGGAGAAGATCATGCGCGCTACCCAGAAGTAAATGATGTCATAGCCGGTAACCAGGACGTTATTCGGATAAAAGCGCTGATAATCGCTGCTGTTCTCATCCGGCCAGCCGAGTGTGGCGAACGGCCACAGATTGGAGCTGAACCAGGTATCGAGAACATCCTCATCCTGCTTCAGATCATCAAGACCGCTGATTTCGCGGGCTTCTTCGATGGAATACGCTACAAACACTTCACCCGTAGACTCAGAGTACCAGGCCGGGATGCGGTGTCCCCACCACAATTGGCGGGAAATACACCAGTCACGTACATTTTCGATCCAGTTCAGATAGGTTTTCTCAAAACGGTCCGGCACGAAGTTAACGCCTTCACCGTTCTTCTGTGCAGTGATGGCGGCTTCGGCCAGCGGCTGCATCTTAACGAACCATTGGGTGGACAGGTAAGGCTCAACTACTGCCCCGGAACGCTCGCTGTGTCCAACCTGATGCACATGGTCCTCGATGGAGATCAGAACACCCTGCTCCTTCAGATCAGCAACGATATTCTTGCGGCATTCGCTGCGGTCCTGACCCTGGTAAGGTCCGGCTTCCTCATTCATCGTGCCGCCTTCGTCCATCACATTAATCTGCGGCAGGTTATGGCGCAGACCTACTTCGAAGTCGTTCGGATCATGGGCCGGAGTGATCTTCACCGCACCGCTGCCGAATTCCTTCTCTACATAATCATCGGCAATAACCGGAATCTCCCGGCCGATAATCGGCAGAATCAGAGTTTTGCCGATCAGGTCTTTGTAGCGTTCATCTTTAGGATGCACCGCTACCGCTGTATCACCCAGCATCGTCTCAGGACGTGTAGTCGCTACCGTAATAAAGCCGCTGCCGTCCTTAAGTGGATAACGCAGGTGATACAGGTGTCCGTTAACTTCCTTATATTCTACTTCGATGTCCGACAATGCGGTACGCGCAGCCGGATCCCAGTTGATAATACGCTTGCCGCGGTAGATCAGGCCTTTGCGGTACAGCTCAACAAAGACTTGGCGTACCCCTTTGGTCAATCCTTCATCCAGAGTAAACCGCTCACGCGAATAGTCCAGAGACAGCCCCATCTTCGCCCATTGCCCGTGAATGGTTTCGGCATACTGCTCTTTCCAGGCCCATACCTGCTCCAGGAATTTCTCGCGCCCGAGATCATGGCGTGAAATTCCCTGCTGGCGTAGCTTTTGCTCCACCTTGGTCTGGGTAGCGATCCCGGCATGGTCCGTTCCCGGCAGCCACAGGGTGTCGAAGCCCTGCATCCGCTTGGTGCGGATCAGGATATCCTGCAGCGTGAAATCCAGCGCATGCCCGATGTGCAGCATGCCCGTTACGTTCGGCGGGGGAATTACGATGCTGTAAGGCTCGGCATCAGGCCGCATGCCGGCCTTGAAGAATTCGTTCTCCATCCAGTAGGTGTACCATTTCTGCTCTGCCGCCTTCGGATCATATGTAGTCGGCATTTCGCTCTTGGCATTATTGTCAGCAGCGGCATTGTCTGCCGCAGCCTGCGTGTCCGGCAGCTCCGCTGCCGCATTAGTGTTGTGATCAGCCATGTTCTGAACCTCCATTAAGATAACTGTATTGTTTGTGGTCATGAAAATACAAAAAGGCCTTTCGTCTCAAAGGACGAAAGGCCATTCTTTCGCGGTACCACCTTTGTTTCGCGCTAACAGAAAATAAACCTCTGCCCGGGTACCTTACGGTTCCAGAGCTTAGCGCGACACTCACGCAGATAACGGCTGCATCCGGCCACATCCTACACTGCAGCCCTGATTCAGGGTATGCATTCAGAAGGGCGACTCCGGGGCGACTTCGGTGGCTGCATCCTGCGGAAATTCACAGCAATTACAATTCCGCTCTCTGAAGGGCTGACCGCCTACTCTTCCCGTTCCCAGTCTTTAGCTAAGTTTTACTTAATCCCATAATACAGTTAGTGCTATTCCTAGTCAACCAGCATACGCACAAACCGCGGGACTTATACCGCCTAAATAAAATATTTGGCGAAATACAAAAAGAAACCTCTCCTTTCTGAAAAATGGAAGTGCGACCAACCATTTTATAAGGAGAGATTTCTTTCGTACCTATTCATGCCGTTCACAAAGCTCTAAGGAATGTATAAGACCTGACCTTCTTCCACATTCTGGCCGGACAGCCGGTTGTACATGACCAGTTCCCGTGCACTCAGCTGATATTTCTCGGCAATAGTGTCCAGAGTATCTTCCCGCTGTACAATGCAGAGCCGGACTTTGCGGAACAGATCCGCGCCGCCCAATCCGCCGATGAAGCGGCTCTTCCATTCACTATCATTCCCGGCCTCAGGAATAGGCGCAGCAGGAACCGCTCCGCTCAGGGCGGCAGTCTCCTGCTCCTTATGGGCACGGCTTGAACTGAGCAATGAAGAAAATGTGAGATGCTCCTTTGCAGGGGTCTCTTCTTCCTTCTTGCTTCCTAAAGCGATTTTCAAGTCAGTCTTTTCTTCCTGGGCGGGCAGCGTCTCCGGTGAATGAAAGACTTCATTCTCCTTATATTCTGCTGGCTCGGGGAGCACCTCTTCATCCTGAGCCTGAACCTCAGGCGGAGCATTATCCTCTGCTTCGGCAGCAACCGTAGGTTCTTCCCGGTTACCCGCATAATCCCCTGCCCCAGCTGCGTTTTCTTCAAAATCAGTCACTTGTGCTGCAGCAGGTATAACAGCATCCGGGAAAGCACTGCCTGAGACTTGCGCTAATTCCGGAGAGTTAAGCGTATTGGCAGCTTCCGCCTTCTCCCGAGCACCAAAAAAGTGTCCGGAAAGCGGCTCTGCATTGCCTTTGTGGGAATCAAAGCTATGCGTCCGCAGCTTCGCTTCCTTGTCCTTCTGCAGCTGTGCTGATGAGCCTGCCGGCTGAGTGTAGACAGAGCCTTCCACGAAAAGCGGATTTATTGGAGCTTCTGCTGTAAAGACAGCATTCTCGTGTTCATCTGCCGGGGCTTCAGCCGCACCTTCGCCGTAGGTCCACAGCGAATTCTCATACAGGGCATCGTTATCATGCTCACGGGGTTCAGCCGGAGCATCACTTCCCCGGCCTTCATCCTCCGGAGAATAAGCAACTGTGTATTCTTCCTGCTGCCAGGCGGCCCCAGTATCCGTTCCGCCGATTCCCCGCAGGGAGAGCACGCCTGTTATGTTGACAGTACGCATTGTAAGCAGGTCAACATCGAAGTTTTCGATCTCCACCCCTATGTCATCAAGTGAACTGACCCGGGTCAGCGGAACTGTGATTTCAACGGGAATGGAATGCTCCAGACGCTCGGTCCGGTCATTCTCTCCCCGGTAAAGTCCGGTGAGCAGCAGCTGGCCGTAGAGCTCGGCCCGGTCCTCCCGCTGAATCACCTGAATATCCGGAATCAGCTCCACCTCTTCCAGCTCAGCTATTCCCGGAAGTTCTGCAGGTAGGTGGATGCGTTCATAAATATCAAACCGCAAGCCGTGGGACTGGTCAAACACGGGAAATGTCCTCCTTCTTGGCATAATCTAACTCTGAGACAAGCCCAGAGTATAAGCCCAAAATGTTACTCCACTCATGTATATGCTTCAATCAGGAAGGCATGACTATTTTGGACACAACAGCATAAGTCACGGGTTACTTCACTTACCGGAGAGGATGCTGGCGTCGGGAATCCAATATTCTGCCGGAAGTCTGCTGCGCAAAATCTGCTCCAGAGGATTACCGGGGTCGGTGAGACTGAGGATATCTGCAGGATGAAAAGCGCCGGGAATAGGCCGGGCTTTCCGTTTGATCAAATGCAATATACCGGCAGCAGCGCTTGGCTGCGGCCATCCCTGCATCCCTGCAGCCAAGCGGTATCCCTTGAGTGTCCCTTCCACCATCGCATCCAGTGAACGGCTGCGCCCAGCCCAGCACTTCGCCTCACTTCCTGTCTTGGCCCGCAGCTCGTCATCTTCCAGCAGCTGTTCCAGCTGTTTCGCCAGCGCCTCCGGATTCTCCGGAGGCACAATCCAGCCCGTTACCCCGTGCTGTACCATTTCCGGCATTCCTGACGTACCGGCTACAACCGGGGCAATGCCGGCAAGCTGCGCTTCAGTAACCGAAAAGGGCTGCGTATCCTGCAGGCTGGGCTGGACATAAATATCCGCTTCTGCCAGGGCAGCGGGGATATTGTCTATTTTGCCGGGGAATAAAACAAAGTCCTGGATGCCAAGCTCCTGCGCCTGCCCTTTCAGCTCCTCCATAAGGCTGCCGTTCCCGACGATCACACAGATCCAGTCCCGGCGCTGCTGCTTCACAATGCCAAGTGCACTGATCAATACATGAACTCCCTTGATATATTCAAGACGTCCGGCATACATAATGACCTTCCGCCCGTGATCCAGATGGAGCGGTGAGGGCATTGCCGCTTTTACCTCATATTCCTTCAGATTGACTCCATAGGGCTGAAGGTGAATCCGCTTCTGCTCCACTCCCAGCTCCACCACCAGCTGCCCGATCCATTCCGATGAGACCATAATCAGGTCCGCAGCGTTCGCACCAAGCTGTTCGATCCGGCGGAAATAGCTCCAGATCGGCCGACGCTCATATTCCAGCTTTGTCAGCCCCGGCTCAAGCCCCTTGTATTCATAAAACGACTCGCGGGCCAGAGCCCCATGAACACTGGAAACCAGCGGTACCGGAACCTTCATAATCCGCCGCAGCGCATAAGAGGAAATAAGATCCTGGGCATGGATCACATCATAATTCTCCAGGCCCAGCGCCGCAGCCCCGCCTTCGAATACATAGCGCCCCAGCTCAAAGCTGAAAATGCCATGCTCCTGATGCAAATGGGGAAACTTCTGCGGATCCAGATAAGGCAGCAGCGCTGTATAAAAAGCTTTTTTGTCAAAAAAAGCGTTCTCGTTCAGCAGATATAAGGTATTGCTCTCCACATGGCTGCCCATGAGCGTTACCGTATGCCCCTGCTCGCCCAGTTTGTCTGAGAGTTGTTTCATGTACGTCCAGATTCCCCCCATATTGGTGAGTCCCCAGTAGGTAACCAGCAATATCCTCATGAATCCCTCTCCCCGGCTAATAGAATTCACTAATGAACAAAGTATTATATGACCGGCGCCGGTTCCCCGACATGGGTGAGAGTCTCTTTTGTACAACAAAGAAAATAGCCTGTAAATTTTCAAAATATATTTTTATCACACTTCGCCATTTCGGGTATAATCGGTATAACTCTGGGAAAGGAAGTCAGGCGATGATGTCAAAAGCGCGAATTTTCGATTTGTCACTGTTTGTTGCTGCTGTAGGCATAGCAATCGGGACACATCCCGATGTAGCCTTGAACTATACATATCTCAAAGCGATGCTGCTGTACTGGGTATTCGCCAGCTTTTATTTCCAGCTGCGTATTGTGACCCGGAGCGGAAACTCAACCATTGACTACGCGATTAGCTACACTTCCTCCTTTGGTATTTTTGCCGGCCCGCTGGGTACGCTGATCTATGAGATTTGTTACCGGTTTACCGTACTTATCTACAAAAAGAAAACGAAAACCGCTGATCCCGGAGAGTTCCTGGATACCTTCTACAATATCGGTTCCTTCACGCTCGGCGGTACTTCCGCCTATTATTTGTACACGCTTCTCTATCCGGTTGCCGCCAATTTCCCGGCCGGATACTGGCTGCTGTTCCTTTTGGTAGTCTGTGTTACAACCTTTCTGTCCTCAGGCTTCCTGGTGATCACCTTTGCACTCTCAGGCGATATTAAGACGCGGAAAGAAGCGCTGAATTTGCTGTTAAAAAGCCGGAATCTGCTGGACTTCAGCAAAGTCGCACTAACCAATGCCCTGCTGCTGCGCCTGCTTCAAATGGAAAAATGGGAGATGCTGATCGCTCTTTTCCTGCTGAATTACATCGTCAGCCTCTCCTTCTTCTCGAAGTCGCAGAGCGCCCAGCATAAGTTCGAACGGGACAAATTCGAGCAGATGGCTTACCGGGACTTTTTGACCGGCAGCTTCAACCGTGCCCATATGGACAAAATGATGAAAGAGCTGGATCATAGCGGTGAATGTATAGGCATCGTAGTGGCGGACATCGACCGGTTCAAAAAAATCAACGACACCTACAATCATGCCGTCGGCGACAAAGTCATCGTCGATTTTGCCGACACCCTGAAATCGCATTTGCAAGAAGACGATACTCTCTTCCGCAGCGGTGGAGAAGAGTTCACTCTGTTCCTGAGAAATAAATCCTTCGTGGAGTGCCGGTCCAT of the Paenibacillus pedocola genome contains:
- a CDS encoding bifunctional folylpolyglutamate synthase/dihydrofolate synthase; the protein is MEEMIGSGGTAPLSSYTEAVDWINGLIPFGIRPGLERIEVLMEKLGNPHRKLKFIHVAGTNGKGSTCAFLTSVLLKSGYSVGTFTSPYITKFTNRFQYNGMDIPEETLAELAEKLRPLVEEIAGTDLGSPTMFEVATALAILYYAERCYPDVVVWETGLGGRLDVTNIVTPVVSVITNVGHDHTDVLGDTLEKIAGEKAGIIKPGVPVVSCVSQPEVIAVLKAKAAACRSTLYLAGEDFSYDLTGIEDGVQRFNFKGPFRSLNVGIGMKGEHQLSNAAGAMMTLEVLRQYMAFMLEDEDVLEGFKNTFWAGRLEEVGRSPRIVLDGAHNPEGAESLAKSLPQFYKYGKLNLLMGMLANKHHESYFKHILPIVDTLILTEPDFRKKMDAEDLQAIAERLREKYAKENLEIIVERNWGKALQLLQSITSEKDLAVVSGTLYLISDVRSTLLRQPDSEKGW
- the murC gene encoding UDP-N-acetylmuramate--L-alanine ligase — translated: MDTTERVHFIGIGGYGMSAIARVMLEMGYTVTGSDVAAQELTEKLIAKGAKVYIGHTAEQVKGADLVVYSTALASDNVEWVEAERLKIPVLHRSQMLARLLNERKGVAVAGAHGKTTTSSMIALIMEDCGVDPTYIIGGEIMNVGTNAKAGQGEFVVAEADESDGSFLQYHPWLAIVTNIEADHLENYGGDFGKLKAAYVQFMNQLREDGTAIVCADDETASSLLSEVKGNVITYGIHSPDADYTATDIVLGDRLVSYTMSSHGQVLGRIELSIPGKYNLYNSMAAVIACLKSGIAFEAIADAIVKFHGAKRRFQVLGEANDILVIDDYAHHPTEIQATISAAKATGKRIIAVFQPQRYTRTFFLLDAFSRAFSEADEVIITDIYSPAGEKQIEGVTSAKLVELIVQNSNAGARHLPTKEAVLADLQGRIAPGDLVLTMGAGDIWKVGYTLAEALKEHGKQA
- a CDS encoding glycosyltransferase family 4 protein yields the protein MRILLVTYWGLTNMGGIWTYMKQLSDKLGEQGHTVTLMGSHVESNTLYLLNENAFFDKKAFYTALLPYLDPQKFPHLHQEHGIFSFELGRYVFEGGAAALGLENYDVIHAQDLISSYALRRIMKVPVPLVSSVHGALARESFYEYKGLEPGLTKLEYERRPIWSYFRRIEQLGANAADLIMVSSEWIGQLVVELGVEQKRIHLQPYGVNLKEYEVKAAMPSPLHLDHGRKVIMYAGRLEYIKGVHVLISALGIVKQQRRDWICVIVGNGSLMEELKGQAQELGIQDFVLFPGKIDNIPAALAEADIYVQPSLQDTQPFSVTEAQLAGIAPVVAGTSGMPEMVQHGVTGWIVPPENPEALAKQLEQLLEDDELRAKTGSEAKCWAGRSRSLDAMVEGTLKGYRLAAGMQGWPQPSAAAGILHLIKRKARPIPGAFHPADILSLTDPGNPLEQILRSRLPAEYWIPDASILSGK
- a CDS encoding LysM peptidoglycan-binding domain-containing protein gives rise to the protein MFDQSHGLRFDIYERIHLPAELPGIAELEEVELIPDIQVIQREDRAELYGQLLLTGLYRGENDRTERLEHSIPVEITVPLTRVSSLDDIGVEIENFDVDLLTMRTVNITGVLSLRGIGGTDTGAAWQQEEYTVAYSPEDEGRGSDAPAEPREHDNDALYENSLWTYGEGAAEAPADEHENAVFTAEAPINPLFVEGSVYTQPAGSSAQLQKDKEAKLRTHSFDSHKGNAEPLSGHFFGAREKAEAANTLNSPELAQVSGSAFPDAVIPAAAQVTDFEENAAGAGDYAGNREEPTVAAEAEDNAPPEVQAQDEEVLPEPAEYKENEVFHSPETLPAQEEKTDLKIALGSKKEEETPAKEHLTFSSLLSSSRAHKEQETAALSGAVPAAPIPEAGNDSEWKSRFIGGLGGADLFRKVRLCIVQREDTLDTIAEKYQLSARELVMYNRLSGQNVEEGQVLYIP
- a CDS encoding valine--tRNA ligase; this translates as MPTTYDPKAAEQKWYTYWMENEFFKAGMRPDAEPYSIVIPPPNVTGMLHIGHALDFTLQDILIRTKRMQGFDTLWLPGTDHAGIATQTKVEQKLRQQGISRHDLGREKFLEQVWAWKEQYAETIHGQWAKMGLSLDYSRERFTLDEGLTKGVRQVFVELYRKGLIYRGKRIINWDPAARTALSDIEVEYKEVNGHLYHLRYPLKDGSGFITVATTRPETMLGDTAVAVHPKDERYKDLIGKTLILPIIGREIPVIADDYVEKEFGSGAVKITPAHDPNDFEVGLRHNLPQINVMDEGGTMNEEAGPYQGQDRSECRKNIVADLKEQGVLISIEDHVHQVGHSERSGAVVEPYLSTQWFVKMQPLAEAAITAQKNGEGVNFVPDRFEKTYLNWIENVRDWCISRQLWWGHRIPAWYSESTGEVFVAYSIEEAREISGLDDLKQDEDVLDTWFSSNLWPFATLGWPDENSSDYQRFYPNNVLVTGYDIIYFWVARMIFSALEFTGKKPFGDVFMHGLVRDAEGRKMSKSLGNGIDPLDVIEQYGADAMRYMISTGSTAGQDLRFRMEKVEQARNFANKIWNASRFALMNLEGVSFADIDITGELTTADRWILHRLNETSRDITRLIDSYEYGETGRLLYNFIWDDLCDWYIEFAKLSLYGADAAAKAKTQSVLAYVLDRTLRLIHPFMPFITEEIWQHLPHEGETITLAQWPVYDAALENPEAVAEMNLLMDVIRAVRNIRAEVNVPMSKKVELIIKAGSEETLSIITRNDNYIGRFCNTSSFEAGLNPQTPDKVMSAVVTGAELLLPLSGLIDIEQEIIRLEKEVQTLNSEVERVEKKLGNQGFVAKAPAKVIEEERAKQADYSAKREKVLARIAELRG
- a CDS encoding GGDEF domain-containing protein, giving the protein MMSKARIFDLSLFVAAVGIAIGTHPDVALNYTYLKAMLLYWVFASFYFQLRIVTRSGNSTIDYAISYTSSFGIFAGPLGTLIYEICYRFTVLIYKKKTKTADPGEFLDTFYNIGSFTLGGTSAYYLYTLLYPVAANFPAGYWLLFLLVVCVTTFLSSGFLVITFALSGDIKTRKEALNLLLKSRNLLDFSKVALTNALLLRLLQMEKWEMLIALFLLNYIVSLSFFSKSQSAQHKFERDKFEQMAYRDFLTGSFNRAHMDKMMKELDHSGECIGIVVADIDRFKKINDTYNHAVGDKVIVDFADTLKSHLQEDDTLFRSGGEEFTLFLRNKSFVECRSIIEEIQNDIAEHSAAAEYEDQMIKVRYSASFGLYYYKTDQNTSMQKGYVCADQLLLESKKLGRNRLTHKNELAD